CCCCGACAGTCAAAGTCCGCCTCCAAACCCGCTCAGGCtccatgcccaccaccatgtccggcaccttcctccacatcctccgcaACAACGGCCTCACAGGCCTCTACTCGggcctctccgcctccctcctccgccaaatCACCTACTCCACCACCCGCTTCGGCATCTACGAGGAACTCAAATCCCAACTCGCCACCCGCTCCGGCGTTGATCCAGTAACCCAAAAACCCAAACCGCCCTCCTTACCCATGCTCATAGCCATGGCCTCCGTCTCGGGGACTATAGGTGGAATAGCAGGCAACGCAGCCGACGTCCTCAACGTCCGCATGCAGCACGACGCCTCTCTCCCGGAGCACAAACGGCGCAACTACCGGCACGCAGGCGACGGTCTGGTCCGGATGATCAGGGAAGAAGGCGTCGGCGCCCTCTTCCGTGGTGTCGGACCGAATTCGCTGCGAGCAGCGGCCATGACTGCCTCGCAATTGGCGTCTTACGACATCTTTAAGCGGACTTTGATCAAGGTCGCAAAGATGGAGGACAACCTCGCGACGCACTTTAGCTCGTCCTTTCTTGCTGGCGTGGTCGCGGCGACGGTGACGAGCCCGATTGATGTGATCAAGACGAGGGTGATGTCTGCGCACGGCAACCAGGGGCTGGGGCAGCTGCTGGGGGAGATTTATGCaaaggaggggatggggtggatgTTTAGGGGGTGGGTGCCGAGTTTTTTGAGGTTGGGGCCGTaagtttgtttcttttcctttcctttcgaATGATGTACTGACAAGGGAAACAGACAAACGATTTGCacgtttttgtttttggaatCTCATCGCAAGTTTTATAGACGAGttaaggggttggaggaggaggaattgCCTGCTGTGAACAAGTCGTAGAGTAGGAGGGCAGCTTGGATTTTTTTTCTGCATTTTTGAGCGAAAACACAGCGGATTTTGATACTTTGTATCACAGCACCACACAGCAACAAAGAGGAGCATGGAACTTatagacaagacaagacaagacaagacaggAATCGATCTATagagcggaggaggaagggaaaggggggcatCATCTTTATCAGTCAGTGTATTTGTATTTTTCTCTCGTATACCATGGCAAGAGAGGGGGTAGGCATTTGTTTTTCGGCCAGGCAGGGAAGGGTGCGGcgttttgtctttttgtcAGTTGGTATTCTTGTACACAAAAAGAGGGTCTGTGCAAACACACACATGTTGTTGGttatctttttattttattttattttatttacctCAAATATGAAGCCTTTTGATACAAATTATATCTATGTACAAGTAACAAGGGACGCTGATTTTGGGTTCGGGTTGAGATACCCCCAATGAAAACTGACTTTTCTTTATTGAgtcgctctctctctctctctcccccccaagaAACCTGTAATgaacctcccccccttcctttccgccccaaccccccaaaactcCGGCTGATGAAATACTCTACACGCTCAGCAGATAGCAGCAAAAtaaccccctcttcttcttcatcaaaAACCTCGTATCCAGTTTTTGGTCCTTCAAGAGCAGCAAAAAAGCCCTCGCAATGTTATGAGAATGGATGAGTAATAAAGGGGCTCGGCAAGGGTACTGATGCGGTGATTCGGGTGATGAGGAGTGAGTTCGGATTGCTGTGATGAATGATGAATGATGTGCGTGTGCTGGGTATAGTATTGTACACAATAACAAGAagctggtgaagaagatggaaacGCCGGCAACGCGCTGCCGTAAAGCCCGGATCTGTCGTTACCGGTGAGGCGATAATTTTGGCGTCGTATTGAGCTGTTTCCAACGTCATGGCTCCCACCAGACCCGATTTACCAAGTCTGATCCTTTCTTGCTGCCTCATTCAAGACcaaccgccaccgccataGGAAGTCTGCCCGCCGAATGGAGTGgttccgccgccgccaccccaGGCGCTCTGGTTCCCGCCATTTCCGCCGTAGGATGTCGAGTACCCATAGCCGGTGTCAGGACCGCTGTTGTAATCTGGGCTGCGGGGTCCGTCGTAgccaccttcaccctccccttcagtCAACTCGTGAATCAGACCAGCGAGCTTTTGCTGGATGACCTTGATGCCCTCGGTGACGATTCCATCTGGTGGCAGGTTACCGGCTGTCTCGACGTTGTAGTAAAAGTGGTTGGGGACGGCGTCAAAGTCGAAAGGTTCGCCTTCCACTGGTGGCTCTTCCCACTTGGCATACTCGCTAGGAGGCCTGTGACAGAGTGTGAGTGGCTGCTTTGCGACCAAAGATCAACATAGAGCAAACTTACCATTCCGACTTGGGATCCTTCTCATACCAAAGGTCAAGATGGCGGAGCTTGTTGTGGGGGTCATATTCAAACCCGATGGCTGCGCTTGGTGCCCATTTCGCATGCTCCTTCGCAATGCCCTTCTTCGCGATACACTCGAGCTTGATCTCCTGCTCGGGGCGCAGCTTGAGAATGAGCGGTCCGGTGCCGTCCTTGTCGTTAATAACTGGCGTGCCCAGAGATTGATTTATGCGCTCGCCAATAGGTACTAAATCGCGCGCGGATACCGACATGTTCTCGTAGCCAGTGCACTTGGCATGGAGCGTGAGCTTGACGCTGCAGTTTTCGCAGTACTCTTCGCAGTCGCAGTCGCGGGAATAGAGGAGGTGCTCGACACCCTCGGCGTTGAGTGGGATAAGACCAAGACGGTGGGCGATGAATTCGTCAGCAAGAACCGAGCTGTTGCTTTCAATCTCGACCAAGTCGATGGCGATGGTTGGGATCTCGGCCAGCATGACGCGGCGCAGCGAGTTGGCGAACGAGATGTCGGCATTCTGGAGTTCGAACTTGACGCGGACCGAGTCGGCCTAGATATTCACGTCGCGTTTAGACACGAGTTGCCGTCTCACCAGCTGCCCGGACATTGCGACAACCACATACCTGCGAGATCTTGACGACGGGCCCGAGCGACTCGGCGTCATCCATTGCCATCGGATCGTAATCCATCTTGCCGGCTGTGTATTATCTCGCGCGATTTGTGTTTGCTTTCAGTTCGTAAAATGACAATCGCAAGGGCGCGTTTGTGTAGgtagcaagcaagcaagatGGAGCAGTGGTTAAATCGCAGAAAgagttgctgttgatgtggAAGGCTACAGCAACAAGCGGATCCCAGCTCGGAAGTTTGGACAAGCCTCCAAGTGAATGTGAGAGGCGCGCGACAAAGCGCCGATAAGATGCCTGCCCTGCGTTATCAGCACATGATTTCGCGGCGGGCCGGCAGGTTACAGTGGGGCAGCATCTGGCAGAGGGAAAACCCTGCATCTGGCAGGCAGCGCTTGACTGGTTTCGGCTGGGCGGGGCTCAGCGGGATCTGGGGAACAGCTTAAGGGCGGTCCGTCAGATGATCCGCTTTTTTTCTGACCTTGGCCCGGTTGAACGGCCCAACCAAAGCCGTCGTCATAAAATTTCTGGAAGGCAACACGCCATTGTATGgtaaaattaaaaaaaagagagcaTTGCCGTCCGTTGAGAGTCAGATAATACACCACATACAACCGCCATAATGTTACGACAGACCATCGCCAACACTTCCCGGGCCCTCCGCTCCACCGCCAGGGCCGGCGCCCAAAGACAGCTCGCCAGACCCCAGTTCATCCAGTCACCAATTGCCGCAGCCGCCAGGACAGTGGCACCGAGGGCGAGATGGTACAGCGCtgaggccgagaagaaggaggccgagaccaagaatggagaggagaaggctgctgaggagacCGAGGAgaccaagctcaagaagcAATTagaggccaaggaggccgaAGTTCGGGACTGGAAGGTACATACAGCCATACGACCTACCCCTGACTATGATCCCCTGCATATACTAACAACCATACCAGGACAAGTATCTCCGCTCCGTTGCCGACTTCCGCAACCTCCAGGACCGGACTGCCCGTGAAATGAAGGCTGCCCGTGACTTCGCCATCCAGAAGTTCGCCAAGGACCTCGTCGACAGCGTTGACAACTTCGACCGTGCCCTCACCATGGTCcccgaggagaagctcaagtcCGAGGAGAAGTCTGCCCACCTCCAAgacctcgtcaacctcttcGAGGGTCTCAAGATGACCGagaacatcctcctcgagaCCCTCAAGAAGCACGGCCTCGAGAGATTCGACCCCCACGGCCTTCCCTTCAACCCCAATGAGCACGAGGCTACCTTCATGACCCCCATGCAGGACAAGGAGCACAACACCGTCTTCCACACCCAGCAGAAAGGCTTCAAGCTCAACGGCCGCATCCTCAGACCCGCCAAGGTCGGCGTTGTCAAGAACAAATAAGCAATCTCCTCTctttcggtggtggtgtgtgtaaGATTATGTAATGGCGGGAAAGGTGTACaaaaaagctatttatttTTGAATGAGGGTCTGGGGTATTTATGACCGAACAACGATCTTCAAAAGGACGGTGGTGCTGCTCGGGGCGTTTTACTTTTCTTCAGTCGCCATGTATTTTTCATCAAGTCATGTATAATGCTCCTCTCATGATGTCGATTTTGGGTTTGAAAGCATTTTCGGAAAGCGCGGAAAACAAATTACGGGAACACACACATAGGGGCCTTGGGAGCGGGAGCTCCTCATGAGGCTCAGGTAGATAGAAGTCTTGTGTGTGTACACATATACCACATACACAATACAATGTATGAACTGGGATTTCTGGGCGCACTCTCCTGTTAGCTGTGATGTTGTCTTATCGAAGGATGAAGTCTGCTGCGAGGTCTCACGGCTAGACGGCTGCTCTCTGTATGGTGGTTGAAAGAAGGCAGACGGTTTGCTACATCTTCTTGCCCACTGGCTAGTCTCTCTACgctccttcaacaccatctgTTTACATCAGCGTTGTTAAAGCAATCCTTTTCGCTCGACAGATCGCTCGTGTTGTTGCCGTGACCGTTGGTTGGTTTTGCTGAGTGGTCAATTGACATTCAGCCTCTCTCTAAGGCAACAGATGTCCGATTATTTTGAGGTTAATTTGTCGATGGTTGTTGCCTGTGTGCAGACTTTCTCCAAAACATCGCGGCTGCCTCAGACATTACATCGACTTGTAAGCGTCACCGGAGCCAGGACCACGATCTCGACTGACATAGTCCATCAACAGCGTACAACTGCTGATTGAGCAAACGTCCACACCATGCGCAGGCGACTAAAAAGACAGCTATAAAAAGATGACATCTCGGCAGGTAGGGCGGCGTCGACATAAGCCAGGGGGATCATCGGGGTATTCTCAAGCTTGGCGATTTTGATAAGAAGCAAAGAGGCACGGAGACGGAAGAAATGCCGGGTGGTGTTTTTTATCTAGAGCACTCAGCTGTCAAATTGAGGCTCTGTTTGGAGCTGCGGAAATTCCGACAAGCTTGCCCGCAACGACTTCGGTCAGACTCGAGTGAGGGGAAAGGCCCAGGTTCAACATGACATCACGGTCAGCATCCAACCAATTGAAATACCCCgccttccccctcgcccacTCAAAGCATCTGGATAATTGAGGCAGAAACCAAAAAGTGCGGATCACCATGTGTGCGTCGATGAAACTGAGCGGAAATTCCCCGAGGGTGGTTGTCTGAAACGAAAagatctgctgctgccatccAACGTTTTCTGCAAAGACGGCTATGCCCGAGACTTGCCatgagggagggagaagccCAATATCGGCGCTCCAAGTTGTACGCATTTGCAACTGAAACAGGTGAAAGGGTGCACACGCATTAATAAGGTCAGGTCCTGCTGTCAGCAGCCATACCATATTTTGGTATGGAAGACGAGCATCGCCAA
The window above is part of the Podospora bellae-mahoneyi strain CBS 112042 chromosome 3, whole genome shotgun sequence genome. Proteins encoded here:
- the DIC1 gene encoding Mitochondrial dicarboxylate transporter (EggNog:ENOG503NUAB; COG:C); the encoded protein is MDAKNSSVPTPVGSGTETTSKRDTTNKMSLSPQLKQKPIHYPFWFGGSASSMAACVTHPLDLVKVRLQTRSGSMPTTMSGTFLHILRNNGLTGLYSGLSASLLRQITYSTTRFGIYEELKSQLATRSGVDPVTQKPKPPSLPMLIAMASVSGTIGGIAGNAADVLNVRMQHDASLPEHKRRNYRHAGDGLVRMIREEGVGALFRGVGPNSLRAAAMTASQLASYDIFKRTLIKVAKMEDNLATHFSSSFLAGVVAATVTSPIDVIKTRVMSAHGNQGLGQLLGEIYAKEGMGWMFRGWVPSFLRLGPQTICTFLFLESHRKFYRRVKGLEEEELPAVNKS
- the rpb3 gene encoding RNA polymerase II subunit 3 (EggNog:ENOG503NWFI; COG:K; BUSCO:EOG09263PXH), coding for MDYDPMAMDDAESLGPVVKISQADSVRVKFELQNADISFANSLRRVMLAEIPTIAIDLVEIESNSSVLADEFIAHRLGLIPLNAEGVEHLLYSRDCDCEEYCENCSVKLTLHAKCTGYENMSVSARDLVPIGERINQSLGTPVINDKDGTGPLILKLRPEQEIKLECIAKKGIAKEHAKWAPSAAIGFEYDPHNKLRHLDLWYEKDPKSEWPPSEYAKWEEPPVEGEPFDFDAVPNHFYYNVETAGNLPPDGIVTEGIKVIQQKLAGLIHELTEGEGEGGYDGPRSPDYNSGPDTGYGYSTSYGGNGGNQSAWGGGGGTTPFGGQTSYGGGGWS
- the mge1 gene encoding GrpE, mitochondrial (BUSCO:EOG09264IDN; COG:O; EggNog:ENOG503NZQR), producing the protein MLRQTIANTSRALRSTARAGAQRQLARPQFIQSPIAAAARTVAPRARWYSAEAEKKEAETKNGEEKAAEETEETKLKKQLEAKEAEVRDWKDKYLRSVADFRNLQDRTAREMKAARDFAIQKFAKDLVDSVDNFDRALTMVPEEKLKSEEKSAHLQDLVNLFEGLKMTENILLETLKKHGLERFDPHGLPFNPNEHEATFMTPMQDKEHNTVFHTQQKGFKLNGRILRPAKVGVVKNK